The genomic DNA ACACGGCCTCCTCCAGCACGCAGACCCCGTTGACGCGGCGCGCGTGATGTTCGAGGATGCGGATCCGGTTCGCGAGTTCCCGTCGTGGCCGGGCAAGCGCAACTTCGAGGGCAAGCTGTGGATGGCCTCGACGGGCCGGCACGTTCCGTTCGAGTCGTTCTGGGAGCGCTCGTTCCTGACCTCGCTGGACCGGACGGGGGATGTCGTCGGGGTGGCGAGCCAGCCGATGTGGATCCGCTGGCGGTCACCGAAGCGCTCCCACGCGCCCGACTATTTCGTGCGCCGCTCCGATGGGAGTGCGCTGCTCGTCGACGTGAGGCCGGTCGAGTTGATCAAGCCCGAAGACAGCATCAAGTTTGAACTCACTCGTCGCCTTGCTGCCGCACTGGGATGGTCCTATCTCGTCTTCGATCAGCTTCCCGGCGCCACCCAGGCGAACCTGCGCTTCCTGCTTCGGTACCGCGAGCCTGCGTGGCTGGAGGGCGTCGACATCGCCGCGCTCGGGCTCACCGGTCAGATGAGCTTGGGCTCGCTCGCGGCGACCCTCGGTGGCGTTGCCCGCTCAGGTGTCGGCGCCGCGTATGCACTCGTGTGGAGCGGAGTTGCCGTGGCGGATCTACGACGTCCCCTGTCGATGACGACCGTCGTCGACCTCGGAGCGGCATCATGAGCATTCACCCGGGCGACATCATCCGGTGGCAGGGCGGAAGCCATCAGGTCGTCGCGATCCGACCCACCTATTTGACCTTGCGCGCCGTCGACGGCGACGGAGACGACGTGGAGGTGCTCGCGGCCGATCTGCAGCATGAGGGGGAACCTGCCGCACAGGCATCGCTCCGCTCACTGCTGGACATGCGCAGCCTGCAGGACCTCGACGCGCGTGACCGCAAGATCGTCGACGTGTGGCTGGAGGAGCTCTCGCGGTTCGACAAGCTCGTGGCGGCAGGCGTGACGAAGCCGGAGGCGCGGCAGCAAGTTATCGACGACGTCAACCGTCGTCTCGGAACCGACTACGGCCCGGTCAAGGTCTCGCGCCAGCAACGCGCTCTCGAGGAGTTCGGGGTGAGCGGTCTTCTCGATCGACGTCGCCACGGCCTGGCTGACATGCCCGGTCGCTCCTACGACGAGCGCCTCATCGACGCGATCCTGACTGTCCAGGCCGGCCAGGAACGGAAATCGACGGGCACCGGAACGCGACTGATCTGGCTCGTCCGCAGAGAGCTGGACGACCGCTTCGGCGAGGGCGTGGTGTCGATGCCGAGCCGCGCGACGATGTACCGGCTCCTGAGCGAGCTCGACGCTGGCAAGCACACGCTCGGGACGGCCCGTACCCGGCGCACCACGGCGAATCAGCCTGATCACATGCACGGGGTGCGGTCGGGGGTTCGACCAGGTGAGCAGGTGCTGATCGACACGACGCCGATGGAGATCCTCGTCGAGTGCGACGGTGAACCCGTCCGCCCCGACCTCACCCTGTTGCTGTGTGAGGCGTCGAGGTCGGTGCTCTCCGGGATTGTCACCGTCGGCTCTCGCAGCATCGACCTGGTGGTGGTCCTTGCCCGCGCTCTCGTGCCGTACGCGTCCCGCCCGGATGGTGTGCGTGCGAACCGGCGTCAGGTGTCGGAAGCGTGGACCGGCGCGGACGGGCTCATGGTTGAGAGGTTCGAGGCGATGCGTGACGCGCAGCCGTACGTCTTCCCGGAGTCGATCACGACCGACCGTGGTGCGTCGTACGTTTCTCGGCACTTCTCGGATGCGTGCCGGACGTTGGGGATCTCATTGACGGTCAGCGCGGGGTACTCGCCGACGCAGAAGGCGAAGATCGAGCGGATGTTCCGCACCGTCAAAGACCAGTTCACCCAGTACGCGATCGCGTTCCTCGGGCAGAGCCCCGATATGCGAGGTGACGAGGTAATCGCGACGAGCCAGCTGCTCACCCTCGAGCAGCTGCAGGAGCTCTTCGAGGACTGGGTCGCGGTGACCTGGCAGAACCGGCCCCACAAGGCGCTGCGCGACCCCCGCAACCCTCGGCTGATGCTGACCCCGAACCAGATGGTCGCCGCGTACCGGGAAGTCGCTCCGGAGCTGCAGGTGCCGCTGACGGCCGAGAAGTACATCGCGCTTCTCCCGACCGAGTGGCGTGTGATCAACCATTACGGCGTTGACATCGACCTGCGTGTCTACGACTCCACGGAACTCGGCCCGCTGCGCAAGAAGCGGTCCCCGCACCATCGGCGGCAAGGCAAGTGGCCGTTCCACGTCGACCCCTACAACCCGATGACGGTGTGGCTGGAGCTCGGTAACCAGTTCCTCCCGCTGGACTGGCGGTCCCCGTACAGCGGCGCTCCGATGGCTGACGAGGTGTGGCGGGTCGCGCGTGCTCAGGCTGCCGCTCGCGGCGAGAGCGAGCCGAGTACCGACGACCTCAACGAGGTGATGCGCCGGTTCATGTACAAAGGCAACGCCTGGCCGACGGCTCGGCAGAAGAAGCGTGCGATCAGCGCACGGACGGATCCGTTGGCCATCACCAACCAACTCCCACACATGGCACCCGCAGCCCCACCGGGCGGCGAGCTTTCGGCTACTGGTGACGTCGGCGACAAGGAAACCGATGTTGTCGCGGCGAAGCCGGCGTGGCCGGTCGCGGCACCGTTCGGGATGACCCGGTCGCCGGATGAGACGTGACCCCGATGTTCGATGACCTGCTGGGAGACTTCGACTTCGACGCCCCGTCCACCGACTTCGACTACGCCACAAAGGAAGGATGGCGCGAGTTCGTCGAGTTCGTCGCGCAACGGCCACTCTCGATCACACTGGCCGAGTACGACGCGATGGACTCCTCAGACCGTGCCCTGTTCAACATTGCACGCGAACGGTTCATGACGCTCGGCGCCCGGGTCGCGACGCCATCGCTGCGGCAGGTCGCGGTGGCGATCCGCCACGCGATGACCGACAACCGCTCCCCAGACGCCAGCAAGTCCGGGGTGATCATCTCCGGCCGGCCAGGTCTCGGGAAGACCACCGCGGTCCAGGAGTTCGGCAGGGCGTTCGAGCGAGCCCGACGCCAGCGCGCCACGGCCTCGCAACGCAACTTGATCCCCGTCGCATACGTGCCCGTGCCGACGCACGCGACGGCGAAGACAATGATCACCAAGCTCGCCGACTTCTACGCCATCCCGTACTCCCGCAACGCGAACTACGAGGTCCTCCTCAGCCGCGTGAGCCATGTGATGCGCGAATGCCGCACGGAACTCGTGATCATCGACGACATCCACCGGCTCGATCTGCACTACCGCGGCAACGAACAAGTCGCCGACGCTCTGAAGGAACTGTCCGAGAGGTGTCCCGGCACGATGGTCTACGCCGGGGTCGACGTCGCCCGCAACGGCCTGTTCTGGGGCTCGCGCGGCGAGCAGATCATGGCCCGATTCGAGCTGGTCAAGTTCGACACGTACGGGACTGGCGAGACAGCTGATGCCTCGGTGTGGGGTCGCATCCTCGTCGACCTCGAAGACTCACTGTGTCTGATCTCGCAACCTGACGCGGAGATACTCACGGTCGCTGCGGAGCTCCGCGACCTGTCCCGCGGTTCCATCGGCCGCGTCGCCAGAGCGGTCCGCCGAGGCGCGCGCCGCGCCATCGAGCTGCACACTGAACGCCTCGACCTTGACGACGTGCTCGCGTCGCTGGCGAAAATCCGTGAGGCGGAAGGCTGGGTCGAGGAAGAAGAGAACCGGCCCTCACCGCGGCCCAAACGAGGCCGACCTGCTCGCGCGAAATGATGAGGCCGCTCCCCGTGCTCATCGAACCCTTCACGGGTGAAACCGTCGGCAGCGTCTACCGCAGGCTTACCAGCCGCAACGCCGTGCCGGCCGGGGAACTGTGGACGACTATCCGTTACGAGCGCCCGCGGCTTCCTCTGCGTACAACACCCGAGCTCGTGCCGCGGCTGGTCGAAGAACTCGCCGACCTCCCGACTGGATTCTTCGACGGTCGCCGCTCTGACCGCCTGTTCGTCCGCTGTATTCACGCCGACTGGCGACACAGCAACTGCCCGACGTGCGCCCCCCTGCCGTCCGCGGTCACGAAATGCAGGCGCTGCACCGGCGGCGAATCCGTTGAAGTGCGAACCCGGATCGGAGCGGTGTGTGCGCGACACCGCCGATGGCACTACGCGGGAGCAGACCGCGACCTCGCGCGAAGCGCCGACTTCTTTCGCGCGGAACGATGCCTCACCGGCACGCTCTGGGAACGCGGCATCGGACCCGACACCGGCGAACTGGAACTCGCCACAACCCTTCTTCGCGCCACCGATCTCGGACAGGAGGGCGTGTCTCATCGAACGGCGCTTGCGCGCCACTATCCCGAAGCGGTGCGTCTCGTCGCGCTGACAACAGAGCCGTGGGCGGAGCAGTTCCTCGCGAACACGAACGTCGGACCCATCCAGGTCGCCGCGCTCGTTGAAGCAGCGGTGAACGCGGTGACCGCGGGCACGTCGCACGACGTCGACGCTGTCCGCGCATCTTTTCACGTCGAAGGCCGCGAAACGGTCATCGGTCTTGACCGACCCGTGCGGCTTCGGCACGGGCGGTCCCCGGGCCCCTACGTGTCAGGGTTGAGTGAGTCCACCGGTTTATAGCAAGTCCGCCTCGTGGGGCGAGTTGAAGGATCACCAATCTGATGAGTTTGAGTTCCCCGGTCGCGGTCGTCGCGGCCGATGATGGAGTCGTGAGCGCACCCTCGATCCCGGACGGGCCGACGCGTCGGCGTTCGTTCTCGCCGGGCCAGAAGTTGCAGTACCTGTCCGAGTACGAGGTCGCGTGCGAGACGGGTGAGGGCGCGGGATACCTGCGCCGACATGGCCTGTACTCGTCGCTGATCTCGGAGTGGCGCAAGCAGCGCGACGCGGGTCTGCTGGAGGGCAAGAACCCCGGCGAAGCGGTCGGTCGTCCCAGCGCCGCGCAGGCCGAGAACGCCCGGTTGAAGGCGCAACTGCGGAAGGCCGAGGTGGAGTTGTCGATGACGCGGACGGCGTTGGAGATCATGGGAAAAGCGCACGCGCTCTTGGGGCAGATCTCCGAGAGCGCGGACACCGACCCGCGGCGCGGGAAGCGCTCATGAACACCTACGTCGAACTGGCCGCCGCGGACGTGCCGACCCGGCAGGCGGCAGCCCTGACCGGCGTGGCGCGTGCGACCGCGACCCGCGCCGCCTCCCGCGCACGCCGACCGGACCCCGAGCCGCCGTCGGCTCGTCCTGCCCCAGCGAACAAGCTCTCGAGCGTCGAGCGGTCGCTGGTGCTGTCCACGCTCAACAGTGACGAGTTCGTCGACAAGCCGCCGTTGCAGATCTATCCCATCCTGCTCGAGCGCGGCGAATACGTGGGCTCGGTCTCGACCATGTATCGGGTGCTGCGCGAGCACACGCAGGTACGGGAGCGGCGCCGGCTCGCGACCCATCCGCCGCGGAAGGTGCCGGAGCTGATCGCGACCGCCGTCGGGCAGGTCTATACCTGGGACATCACGAAACTCGCCGGCCCTGTCAAAGGCACGTACTACGACGCGTACGTGATGATCGACATCTTCTCCCGCTACATCGTCGGCGCCATCGTGCACGCCTGCGAGGACGGCCTACTCGCCAAGGAGATGATGACCGACGCGTTCGGGATCCACGGCACCCCCGAGGTCGTGCACTCCGACGGCGGCCCCTCGATGACGTCGAAGACCGTCCGCACCCTGCTCGCCGATCTCGGCGTGACCGCGTCCCGCTCCCGACCGCACGTGTCCAATGACAACCCCTACTCCGAAGCGCTGTTCAAGACGATGAAGTACCTGCCCGTCTTCCCCGACCGGTTCGTCTCCCTCGCCCACGCACGGCAGTTCCTGGACGAATTCGTGCACGCCTACAACCACCACCACCGGCACACCGGCATCGGCATGCACACGCCCGCCGACGTGCACTACGGGCACGCCGACGCCATCGACCGCGACCGAGACGCCACACTCGAGGCCGCCCGCCGCGCCCACCCCGAACGGTTCACGACGCGACAGACGCGACCGAAGATCCTCGACCGAGACCCGGCCGCGTGGATCAACCAGCCACCAACCGACGAGATCCAACTCGCCGCCTAACACCCACCGGCCTCACTCGCCTTGACAAATTCCGGGCCTCGATGAACTCGGTAAGAGAATCCTGACGTTCGCCCCGCGGGTCCGAGCCACACTCCTGCGTCACACCAACGCCCGCAAGCCTCCCACACGGCGACCGCGCCTCTCATCGAGGCATGGACACTTGTGAGCACGCGGCTCCGCACGTTACCGATTCGACTCGAACCCGTCGAGGGCGAGACCGTCGACGGGTTCACGAAGCGGATCGCCCAGGCGCACCAGTGCGAGGAACGCGACATCCGTCGAATCGTCTTGGAGCACCTCGGTCGCAGCTGGTGGCCTGCAGCGGATCAGTGTGTCGTCGAGGTCATCGAGCAACTCGCGGATCTGGCACCGGGCGCCCTGAGCGCAGACTTCGAGAAGCACGGCATGTGGGTCAGATGCGGTCACCACAGTTGGCGACCAGAGAAATGCAGTCGGTGCGCTCGGTTCGCCGAACCCCGCACCGCATGCCCGGAATGTTCCGGCGGCCTGGCCACCACGACGATCGGCCGCGGTGGGGCGCTCTGCCTCACCCATCACCATTGGGCGTACCGAGCCCTGCGCGCCGACGTAGCCGGCATGCCCGGCTACGAGAGTGCGGAACTGCTGCTGCGATCACAGCTCTGGAAGCGTGGCGTCGCCCTCCACACCGGAGAACTGAACCTTGCCGCAGCGTTCGTCCACGCCTGGCACGAAGGGACACAAGCCCCGTCCCGCATCGACGACCGCATGGCGCGATTCGGTATCCGCTGCCTCGACACCTACGAAGAAGTGTTGCTGTGCGCGTACCCCGAGATCATTCGCTTGGCCTGCGTGCTCACATCGCCGCGCACGATCACCCTGATCCTAGACGTGAGGACATCCGCGCTCACTCAGACCGACCGCCTGCTACCCGCGGTTGCGAACGCGATCGGCGACGAACTCAACGACGCCCTGTGCGCCTTCACTCTCAGCGTCGTCGGTTACGCCCACCGGGCCATGCTGTACATGTACGGGCTCCGCAGGACACCGCAGGTGAAGTATCAACTGTGCCCACTCAACCGTGCCCTTATCGTTGCCGCCCACAGACAGCGCGCGTGTCTTCTCCGCCATGCGATCCCGCAGTCCCTTCCGGACCTCGCATGCAAGCCGATGGACGCGGCGCCGCCGTCTCGTGTCATCCGCAAGTGGCAGGTTCTGGTCGATGAGCTTGCACTGACGTGAAGTACAGCTCTCGACCCACTCATGAGAGGGGACGGGCATCCGTATGCCAAGAACTATCGAGGGCGCGCTGGTCCTGACTTACAGCGGTGGAGACGGCTGAACGGCATAGGGCTCGGGCCGCCGCCAGCAGGGGGTCCTGAACCCAGTCTCGTACCAACGAATCGAGTCTCATGACACACTGGAGCTTCATAGATGCGGAACTGGAGAGATTCATGAAGCTTGCAAGTCGGCGCTCACGCGCCACGATCACTGTCGCAGTTCTAGCCCTTGCTATCAGCTCTGGGACCGCCACCACAGCCTTCGCTGTTGCTGAGGCGCCGTCGCCGTCAGACTTCACAATTGAGTCGACATCAGAGGGCTTCTCAGTAGTTTCGGGCGACGATCTCGAGGCTCGGACGCTCTCGGCCAACGAAGAGGCTGGCCAGACAGTGTCATACGTTCAGGGTGACGACGGTGAAGTCGCGACTCTGCTTGAACTGGAGTGGTTGGAGCGGCAGAGCGGGGACGCAGAAGATCGAAGCGGCCAGCAACAAAACGAACCGACCCATATCGATGCCGATGGCAATCTCGTGGCTACTGGTGGCGTAACTCCTGACCAGACCACGCTGCCCGCTCAGGTGGGCAGCAAGCCTCTCGTTGCCGTTCTTAGCACGTCGTCCGAAGTACAGATTGCCCTCGGCGAACTGTACCCGGCCGAAGCCACGGTTCTTCGTGACGGGCATCCTGTCGGGACGACTACCGGCGGTGTCTACCGTGACATTTCAGTCGAGCCGGGTACCGCTTACAGCTACTCCATCGAGTCAGTCTCCACGAAACGTGACTCGGTGGTTGACGAGCCGCTAGATGCATCCTCGCCGGTAGCAGACCCCGAGGCCATGTCGCTTTCCTTGGTGGCGCACACTATGCCTGCTGAGGCACCGTCACTGCGCAACCTGGACGCTGCGGTCACGCCGTACGCTGTTCCCACTCAGCAGCTGAACCAGTGGATTCACATGACCTACATTCCACAGGAGACAGTGCCGATTGCGTGGTACGAGGGAATGGCCTGCAGTGGCGCGACCGCCTTCAAGGGCGACAATCGCGGAGACACTTATCCGAGCGACTTTTCCCTTCCCTCGCACCGTACAGCGATCCGCGTTGCTGCAAACTGGCAGAACCCGGAACCATGGAACATGTACTGGGAAAAAAGCACCGGTGTCACCCGGAAGGTCGTGAACGGCGTTGTAACAGAGACAAAGCAGGCCAGCACGGACGGTATTCAGGTCCTGGACACCTGGATGACCGGCAGCGTTGCTCACTTCGATATCCGACATGACGTCGCTGACCCGTTCTGCTCTGTCGGCAGTGTGAAGTATCGCGAGACGGTGCAATTCTGGAAATCAGGAGCGGTGGCCGTCAATGGCCGCCACAACAACGTTCCGAACCATGAGTCCTACGCGTCATACAACTACGACACCCTGGGCAACCAGGTCTACACGAAGGTCTGGAACTTCAGCGACGCGAGTTACCCGTGTCTCGTTGGATGGATGGCTTGGTGTGACAAGTCCTACACTGCTTCACGAAACTTCTAACTGCGGCGAGCCGGAATTGTGATGCTGCGTGGGGCTCGCGAGGCCGATCGCGCCAGGACCGTGTGTTTTGGCGTTGTCGGCCTCGCGTCGCTTGTCCTCTCCTTCCTGGGTTGGTGGGTTGTTGCTTCGCTGATGAGGCCGGGAACGATTCCCCTTGATCGAGTGGCATTGATGGTTGGCATCGTCGCGGCCGCGGTGTCGGCTCT from Microbacterium profundi includes the following:
- a CDS encoding DUF3238 domain-containing protein; this encodes MTHWSFIDAELERFMKLASRRSRATITVAVLALAISSGTATTAFAVAEAPSPSDFTIESTSEGFSVVSGDDLEARTLSANEEAGQTVSYVQGDDGEVATLLELEWLERQSGDAEDRSGQQQNEPTHIDADGNLVATGGVTPDQTTLPAQVGSKPLVAVLSTSSEVQIALGELYPAEATVLRDGHPVGTTTGGVYRDISVEPGTAYSYSIESVSTKRDSVVDEPLDASSPVADPEAMSLSLVAHTMPAEAPSLRNLDAAVTPYAVPTQQLNQWIHMTYIPQETVPIAWYEGMACSGATAFKGDNRGDTYPSDFSLPSHRTAIRVAANWQNPEPWNMYWEKSTGVTRKVVNGVVTETKQASTDGIQVLDTWMTGSVAHFDIRHDVADPFCSVGSVKYRETVQFWKSGAVAVNGRHNNVPNHESYASYNYDTLGNQVYTKVWNFSDASYPCLVGWMAWCDKSYTASRNF
- a CDS encoding TnsA-like heteromeric transposase endonuclease subunit; translation: MTLTQDWLAAIDGTNALAATIEFSRHGLLQHADPVDAARVMFEDADPVREFPSWPGKRNFEGKLWMASTGRHVPFESFWERSFLTSLDRTGDVVGVASQPMWIRWRSPKRSHAPDYFVRRSDGSALLVDVRPVELIKPEDSIKFELTRRLAAALGWSYLVFDQLPGATQANLRFLLRYREPAWLEGVDIAALGLTGQMSLGSLAATLGGVARSGVGAAYALVWSGVAVADLRRPLSMTTVVDLGAAS
- a CDS encoding DDE-type integrase/transposase/recombinase; translation: MSIHPGDIIRWQGGSHQVVAIRPTYLTLRAVDGDGDDVEVLAADLQHEGEPAAQASLRSLLDMRSLQDLDARDRKIVDVWLEELSRFDKLVAAGVTKPEARQQVIDDVNRRLGTDYGPVKVSRQQRALEEFGVSGLLDRRRHGLADMPGRSYDERLIDAILTVQAGQERKSTGTGTRLIWLVRRELDDRFGEGVVSMPSRATMYRLLSELDAGKHTLGTARTRRTTANQPDHMHGVRSGVRPGEQVLIDTTPMEILVECDGEPVRPDLTLLLCEASRSVLSGIVTVGSRSIDLVVVLARALVPYASRPDGVRANRRQVSEAWTGADGLMVERFEAMRDAQPYVFPESITTDRGASYVSRHFSDACRTLGISLTVSAGYSPTQKAKIERMFRTVKDQFTQYAIAFLGQSPDMRGDEVIATSQLLTLEQLQELFEDWVAVTWQNRPHKALRDPRNPRLMLTPNQMVAAYREVAPELQVPLTAEKYIALLPTEWRVINHYGVDIDLRVYDSTELGPLRKKRSPHHRRQGKWPFHVDPYNPMTVWLELGNQFLPLDWRSPYSGAPMADEVWRVARAQAAARGESEPSTDDLNEVMRRFMYKGNAWPTARQKKRAISARTDPLAITNQLPHMAPAAPPGGELSATGDVGDKETDVVAAKPAWPVAAPFGMTRSPDET
- a CDS encoding IS3 family transposase (programmed frameshift), which codes for MSLSSPVAVVAADDGVVSAPSIPDGPTRRRSFSPGQKLQYLSEYEVACETGEGAGYLRRHGLYSSLISEWRKQRDAGLLEGKNPGEAVGRPSAAQAENARLKAQLRKAEVELSMTRTALEIMGKAPRALGADLRERGHRPAAREALMNTYVELAAADVPTRQAAALTGVARATATRAASRARRPDPEPPSARPAPANKLSSVERSLVLSTLNSDEFVDKPPLQIYPILLERGEYVGSVSTMYRVLREHTQVRERRRLATHPPRKVPELIATAVGQVYTWDITKLAGPVKGTYYDAYVMIDIFSRYIVGAIVHACEDGLLAKEMMTDAFGIHGTPEVVHSDGGPSMTSKTVRTLLADLGVTASRSRPHVSNDNPYSEALFKTMKYLPVFPDRFVSLAHARQFLDEFVHAYNHHHRHTGIGMHTPADVHYGHADAIDRDRDATLEAARRAHPERFTTRQTRPKILDRDPAAWINQPPTDEIQLAA
- a CDS encoding TniB family NTP-binding protein, which encodes MFDDLLGDFDFDAPSTDFDYATKEGWREFVEFVAQRPLSITLAEYDAMDSSDRALFNIARERFMTLGARVATPSLRQVAVAIRHAMTDNRSPDASKSGVIISGRPGLGKTTAVQEFGRAFERARRQRATASQRNLIPVAYVPVPTHATAKTMITKLADFYAIPYSRNANYEVLLSRVSHVMRECRTELVIIDDIHRLDLHYRGNEQVADALKELSERCPGTMVYAGVDVARNGLFWGSRGEQIMARFELVKFDTYGTGETADASVWGRILVDLEDSLCLISQPDAEILTVAAELRDLSRGSIGRVARAVRRGARRAIELHTERLDLDDVLASLAKIREAEGWVEEEENRPSPRPKRGRPARAK